The sequence TAAGGATGATAAGTCTACACTTGCTAGTATATAAAGGAGAGTTAGATGCAGACACAAAATTATAATGAATTTAGATATTACACAAATTTAGAAAATATGGCATACATTCATCATGAAACACTAGACAAAATGTGCCAACACATTTTCATATCAAGATTAGGGATAGTTAAGGAATTTGACCCAAAAACACAAGAGGGAATAGTAGTAATTCCAGAATTTGGTAGTCTTAATATTGCAACAAAAAATATATCAAACATGCAACTTTACCTAAAAGAAAAAGATAAGGTTATATTACTACAGTCAAGTGTTAATTTATTTGACACAAAAGACACAAATTATTTTGATAAAACTTACTTCTATATTCTAAATAGAGTTGATATTAAGACTATAGAAAAAGCTATTATTGATATTGACCAATTCGCATTAAAACACCATAAACTTGATATAGAAGCAGAAGAGACAATCAATATTAAATCAGAGGATAAGCTTAATATTGACTCACAAGATTTAGCTCTAAACTCAAGTACAATCAAACTTAAATCAGAAGATAAATTTAATATTGACTCACAAGATTTAGCTCTAAACTCAAGTACAATCAAACTTAAATCAGAAGATAAATTTAATATTGACTCACAAGATTTAGCTCTAAACTCAAGTGCAATCAAACTTAAATCAAGTAATCCTATATCAATATCTACAAATAATGAAAGTCTATATGGTATTCTAAATTCTCTACTAGACACACTACAAGAACTAAAATTCGTACAAGAGGCAGGAGCTATGGCAGAATTACAACTAAAAATGCCACTACTTAAAGTACGCCTACAGCAATTACTCTCATAAAAGAGTTAAGTGAACTTACCTTAAAGGTAACAGCTATAAACCTAACAAATTGGTACACTTTTTTAATAAAATTATGCAAATTTGTTAAAATTATTATATGGACATTAAGGTTAATGATAATTTTGATTGTATTTTAAATGGTGGTCTTAAACTAATAGATGCTATAGAAGAGCAAAAACAAACACTTTTCCTTTATTTAAAACTTCCTAAAGGTAGTCTTAGTTGGGATAAAGCTTATGGGGTTGATTATGACACTCTACTTAAGATACTAAAATTAAGAGACAAGCCAAGATTAGAATTTTTCTTTACCACAATTGCCACAGAATTACAACTTAATCTATCTAATATAGAGACAACATATCTTAAAGGGAGGGTTGGGGTTAGTCTATATTTTACACAAGGTGATTTTTTAGAAATGGAATTTAGTATATGAGCAAGCCAACAATATTTAACCAAGAGAGTGGAATAATACTTAAAGAAACGGAAGAGATTTTAAATGAAAAGAAGGATTTGCTTAAAGAAAAAGGTATCTCTTTATCTAAAAATAGAATATTTGACATTATAAATTATCCTAGTTCAGAAATTGATAGGCAAATACTTGTGGCTTTAAGTGAATTATTTAAGCGTATTGATGAGGGCGGTTCTTTTTTTAAAGAATGGGAAGCCAAACTTAGTATTCCAAGTAGTTCTACTTTTGATGCGGTACGAAAAGCATTCCTACAAATTGATGGTGTTGATTATTGTAATCTAACAAGCGGTGCAGGAATTGTTGCACTATTTTTAATAATTACAAATAAATCTTATTTTATAAATGGTGAGGCTAACCAACTAGACACTAAAATCAAGAATCAAATATGGGAAGTTTTCTATAAAGTAATGCCAAGCGGTACGGCCTTCATAGGCGATATTACAGTTGACGGGCTTAACGAAATGAGACAAAAGAAAACTTATAAATTTAGCTTAGGTAAGCCTAAATATATCTACATGAAGATTTACTACAAAATAAATCATAAGGATTTCATTCACATTGATATTGACACTAAGCTTAGAGAAATTTACAAACAAATAATTGATGAGAATTATAAGGATATGGGTATTGATTATGTTTATCAAGACTTCTTAGCCCCCGTAAGTATGATTAAGGGAATAAAGTCAATAAGGGTTGGGACTCTTGTTAAAGAAGATGAGGCTAGTGAAAGCAAATCTATACAAGAAAGCGAATACACATTTAACACCGACATAGAAATAAACCCTAATGAGATACTTCTATTTGATACAAAAGAGCGTCTACTCATTGATATCGACAAGGAATAATAAATGAACATAAATCATAACTCTACATACGACATTCCAGAGGCTTTACGAAATACACAGCTAGCAAAAATTATTGACAACGAAATTGAATATAAAAAACTTATTCTTAATGAGATAAAAGAGATAACAAATAATTTCTCTTCTAATAATATTAAATCACACTTAAAAATTAGATTTATAGCTAAATTCTTAGCAAAAATCTTTAAAGTGTACCATCTTGATAAAAACCTAACTAGTGATATTGTAAATGGAATTGATAGCGTACTCTTGTCAAGAGAACATATTGGTACGGATAATAGTTTTAACCTTCTTTTTGCTAGTTATCTTTATACAAATGTAGAGCTTACCACTAATAAAGAACAGGCAGGTGAGATTGTAATTAAGCTTCTTAATAACATTAAATCCCCCTTTAGAAGATACATCGTACACAACAAATTAGACAAGGTTGTAGGGAATGAAAAGGTTTTCAAGTTTAAAAAAATTGTCATAATTCACTCTAAGGGCAAATTTAATCTTATGTTTAATTACATGCCTTTAAATTATACAAGTTCAATTTATGAGTTTATTAAAAGTCTTATTCCTGTTGGAAGAGTTGTGCGGATTAAGGATAGGGATAATCAAGTTATAATGAGCAACTCAGCACAAGAAACTCAAGAGAAGCAATTTTTACATAAACTTAAAGA comes from Borrelia turcica IST7 and encodes:
- a CDS encoding DUF276 domain-containing protein (DUF276 is restricted to Borreliella and related spirochetes.), translating into MSKPTIFNQESGIILKETEEILNEKKDLLKEKGISLSKNRIFDIINYPSSEIDRQILVALSELFKRIDEGGSFFKEWEAKLSIPSSSTFDAVRKAFLQIDGVDYCNLTSGAGIVALFLIITNKSYFINGEANQLDTKIKNQIWEVFYKVMPSGTAFIGDITVDGLNEMRQKKTYKFSLGKPKYIYMKIYYKINHKDFIHIDIDTKLREIYKQIIDENYKDMGIDYVYQDFLAPVSMIKGIKSIRVGTLVKEDEASESKSIQESEYTFNTDIEINPNEILLFDTKERLLIDIDKE
- a CDS encoding DUF777 family protein encodes the protein MQTQNYNEFRYYTNLENMAYIHHETLDKMCQHIFISRLGIVKEFDPKTQEGIVVIPEFGSLNIATKNISNMQLYLKEKDKVILLQSSVNLFDTKDTNYFDKTYFYILNRVDIKTIEKAIIDIDQFALKHHKLDIEAEETINIKSEDKLNIDSQDLALNSSTIKLKSEDKFNIDSQDLALNSSTIKLKSEDKFNIDSQDLALNSSAIKLKSSNPISISTNNESLYGILNSLLDTLQELKFVQEAGAMAELQLKMPLLKVRLQQLLS
- a CDS encoding DUF735 family protein; this translates as MNINHNSTYDIPEALRNTQLAKIIDNEIEYKKLILNEIKEITNNFSSNNIKSHLKIRFIAKFLAKIFKVYHLDKNLTSDIVNGIDSVLLSREHIGTDNSFNLLFASYLYTNVELTTNKEQAGEIVIKLLNNIKSPFRRYIVHNKLDKVVGNEKVFKFKKIVIIHSKGKFNLMFNYMPLNYTSSIYEFIKSLIPVGRVVRIKDRDNQVIMSNSAQETQEKQFLHKLKEQMKQPASYSHTDELEDTSTDIILTCR